A genome region from Clostridium sp. JN-9 includes the following:
- the terL gene encoding phage terminase large subunit, with product MDKKQIAKMAKCELSRRSFWDFNQILYPKFYKGNRHHLKKISDTLQALYEGRIIKIPPETEWRIVDSLEGITGQITCKKLMLNMPPRHGKSFTATNFAKWVLGKDNENRLITVSYNEKLSGRFAKSVRDGIDEIRIEDGKHDKIIFSDIFPTTKIKQGDGSYQMWSLEGQYFNYLATSPTATLTGVGCNIGIIDDIIKDKYEAYNDNILENHWDWYINTYLSRLEEGAMQIVIMTRWSTKDLCGKLLEKEPGEWYELKMKAYDKVKDEMLCPELLSKKSYEDKKSKTSTEIIEANYQQEPVDIGGKLYKDFKTYKKLPEKFERVISYTDTADTGEDSLVSVVGGVYKGEIWLLDVYMSNKGMEVTEPGAAKFFYENYLNHGLTKAKIESNNGGRGFARNVERELWETFKTRKVSIEWFHQSNNKKSRILSNSNFVMEHVYFPWNWMDKWPEYYKAMSTYQREGKNEHDDAPDATTGIVEMVDKPKIKLGFA from the coding sequence ATGGATAAAAAACAAATAGCAAAGATGGCCAAATGCGAACTTTCAAGAAGAAGTTTCTGGGACTTTAATCAAATTTTGTATCCTAAATTTTATAAAGGTAACAGGCACCATCTTAAAAAGATATCTGATACTCTACAGGCCTTGTATGAAGGAAGAATTATTAAGATACCACCTGAAACCGAATGGAGAATAGTAGACAGCCTTGAAGGTATAACAGGACAAATAACTTGTAAAAAATTAATGCTCAATATGCCGCCAAGACACGGTAAGTCCTTCACAGCTACTAATTTTGCAAAGTGGGTTTTAGGCAAAGATAATGAAAACAGGCTTATAACAGTTTCATACAATGAAAAACTTTCTGGTAGATTTGCAAAGTCTGTTAGAGACGGCATTGATGAAATAAGGATTGAAGATGGTAAGCATGACAAAATAATATTCAGTGATATATTCCCTACTACAAAGATAAAACAAGGTGATGGAAGCTATCAAATGTGGTCCTTAGAGGGACAATATTTCAATTACCTTGCTACTTCACCAACTGCAACATTAACCGGTGTTGGATGTAATATTGGTATTATAGATGATATTATCAAGGACAAATACGAGGCCTATAATGATAACATTCTTGAAAACCATTGGGATTGGTATATTAACACGTACCTTTCAAGACTTGAAGAAGGAGCTATGCAAATAGTTATAATGACAAGATGGTCAACTAAGGATTTATGCGGTAAGCTTCTGGAAAAGGAACCAGGGGAATGGTATGAACTTAAGATGAAGGCATATGACAAAGTAAAAGATGAAATGTTATGCCCTGAGCTTTTGTCAAAGAAAAGTTATGAGGATAAGAAATCAAAAACTTCAACTGAAATTATTGAGGCTAACTACCAACAGGAACCCGTAGACATTGGAGGCAAATTATATAAAGATTTTAAAACATATAAAAAGCTTCCTGAAAAGTTTGAAAGGGTAATAAGCTATACAGATACAGCCGATACTGGAGAAGATAGCCTTGTTTCTGTTGTAGGTGGCGTATATAAAGGCGAGATATGGCTGCTTGATGTTTATATGAGTAATAAGGGGATGGAAGTAACAGAGCCAGGAGCTGCTAAATTCTTTTATGAAAATTATCTTAATCATGGACTTACAAAAGCAAAAATTGAAAGTAATAATGGCGGCAGAGGATTTGCCAGAAATGTAGAAAGAGAATTATGGGAAACATTTAAAACAAGGAAGGTAAGCATTGAATGGTTCCATCAAAGCAATAATAAAAAGTCAAGAATACTTTCAAACAGTAATTTTGTTATGGAACATGTTTATTTCCCTTGGAACTGGATGGACAAATGGCCAGAGTACTATAAAGCTATGAGCACATATCAAAGAGAGGGTAAAAACGAGCATGATGATGCACCTGATGCGACAACAGGTATTGTAGAAATGGTAGACAAACCAAAAATAAAGCTTGGTTTTGCATAA
- a CDS encoding DUF1492 domain-containing protein — translation MDYVKEAENYLRSYNDLTSSVDNLKREISEINAELACIKNTDYSGMPHGSGSRLPDDILVNKLYRKQKAIEELKKTSRAINRIDYVLKKLSEGEGNEKHEKVLRLFYIEGARGQALEEALECSERHCYRLKGIAIRRLAVQLFGIKGLGE, via the coding sequence ATGGATTACGTAAAAGAAGCAGAAAATTATTTAAGAAGTTACAACGATTTAACATCTTCAGTAGATAATCTTAAAAGAGAGATATCTGAAATAAATGCAGAATTAGCATGTATAAAGAATACGGATTACTCAGGAATGCCCCATGGATCCGGAAGCAGACTTCCAGATGATATCCTGGTAAATAAACTATACAGGAAACAAAAGGCAATAGAAGAACTTAAGAAAACATCAAGGGCTATAAACAGGATTGATTATGTATTGAAAAAACTCTCTGAAGGTGAAGGCAATGAAAAGCATGAGAAGGTGCTAAGACTATTTTATATTGAAGGTGCAAGAGGACAAGCCTTGGAAGAAGCATTAGAGTGCTCTGAAAGACATTGTTATAGGCTTAAGGGTATTGCAATAAGAAGATTAGCTGTTCAGCTATTTGGCATAAAAGGTTTAGGAGAATAA
- a CDS encoding helix-turn-helix domain-containing protein, which yields MSDQLNFGKRSVYKEGYGIVAKLVMRDKDLSPEAKAIYAYICSFAGSGTTAFPSAELMMHELKMGDKRFYKFRKELTDKGYISILKQRNGNRREKNIYQIVAEPIEHSRFESVQNESFQNESFQNEGSNSNSITINSSINNNTICSSKELPNKDVYTLYEQSGFGFLNATLIELIDADVEIYTKKWVLDAMKEAVRQNRYKFGYVEGILRNWKADGRTSKEEKKSGVNGKPDRKNYTSGPSKETLRLEEIARENGLIKDGDIQDTECDF from the coding sequence ATGAGCGATCAGCTGAATTTTGGGAAAAGGTCTGTATATAAAGAAGGTTATGGCATTGTAGCTAAGTTAGTTATGAGAGATAAAGACTTAAGTCCTGAAGCAAAAGCAATATATGCGTATATATGCAGTTTTGCAGGTTCAGGTACTACAGCTTTCCCAAGTGCAGAGTTAATGATGCATGAGCTTAAGATGGGTGATAAGAGATTTTATAAATTTAGAAAAGAGCTAACAGATAAAGGATATATCAGCATATTAAAACAAAGGAATGGCAATAGACGAGAAAAAAATATATATCAAATAGTAGCTGAACCTATTGAACACAGTCGATTTGAAAGTGTTCAAAATGAAAGCTTTCAAAATGAAAGCTTTCAAAATGAGGGTAGTAATAGTAACAGTATTACTATTAACAGTTCTATTAATAACAATACTATCTGTAGTAGTAAGGAACTACCTAACAAAGATGTGTATACCTTATATGAACAAAGCGGTTTTGGATTTTTAAATGCAACACTTATAGAGCTAATTGATGCAGATGTTGAGATATATACAAAAAAGTGGGTATTGGATGCCATGAAAGAAGCGGTAAGGCAAAATAGATATAAGTTCGGATATGTTGAAGGCATATTAAGGAATTGGAAAGCTGATGGCAGGACATCAAAGGAGGAAAAAAAGAGTGGAGTCAATGGAAAACCTGATAGAAAAAATTATACCTCAGGACCAAGCAAAGAAACTTTACGACTTGAAGAAATCGCAAGGGAAAACGGACTCATTAAAGATGGAGACATTCAAGATACTGAATGCGACTTCTAA
- a CDS encoding phage portal protein, with the protein MGLWNTISKKAKGTVRKMFQGYYSQVYQIPPALNTQDYLIQYGKIGWLFACTSKVAQDVADTEWKAYRKGEEDPLKSSKALDLLLNPNPYFDMFTTIELTQMYMDLVGKCYWYIAKDRANRPAQIWVISPLNITIIPDRDNFIKGYVYQAGAQRVPLSTDEVIMFKYQDPNNPYNGISPANAAAVPLESDKYAATWNRNFFYNNAEPQGIVSFPDGVEEDDFKAWIEKWNDKYGGLGNAKKTAFIRGGQVSYTAIQISQKDMDFYNLRLSNRDEILGIFGVPKSILGIVEDVNRANAEASEYTYMKHTISPKIKRIQNKLNNEFVQLFGEEDVELRFTDVVPENKDFIKSVVDSQTDKSITKNEARNIINKLLGLKLEPMEGGDVIYQPVSLQPMGTPIPIVANANKEPTQEPQKGIKKKQYLLKLKSKFQSLDKEAYWKAFVNKTDQWEKELKPEWEAILIHQKERIISNIKAHKSTKALNKDDILRFLFGKDEAGYMLDKMLPALKKIIEDKGNQIMDELETNISFDLHNPMVTDWLSKYCGTQITNINTTTETMIREQLKAGEEAGESTTELCDRIAQYFDNMKDYRVQRIARTEVIGASNNASLMGYKQSGVVDNKEWLTAIDERTREWHREADGQTVGIDEKFIVAGEDMDCPGDGGASAENVVNCRCTIIPNFDKESNDNQRMSNPSNDEKMPIPGDKISDDKLNEYINNLKELEVDTEGFENYCGDTKVLDEITQLLSTLIKQYPNAQNNLILKYKDFNNTSDFAETIKNTITLNKRIYDDSEFLKNSYDELSKSGFFTSGTDYRAIISHEFGHLTTNICEVSSRKLIKHIMKYDYNTINQCKIDDIIKNNLSEYATNNYKETIAEAFAEYYNSDKPRELSKTIINQFNAKIEESD; encoded by the coding sequence ATGGGACTTTGGAATACAATAAGCAAAAAAGCAAAAGGAACAGTAAGAAAAATGTTTCAAGGGTATTATAGCCAGGTATATCAAATACCACCGGCCTTAAATACACAAGATTATTTAATTCAATATGGGAAGATAGGTTGGCTTTTTGCATGTACTTCAAAAGTAGCACAGGATGTAGCAGATACAGAATGGAAAGCATACAGAAAAGGTGAGGAAGATCCTTTAAAAAGTTCAAAGGCATTAGATTTATTATTAAATCCTAATCCTTATTTTGATATGTTTACAACAATAGAGTTAACTCAGATGTATATGGACCTGGTAGGCAAGTGCTATTGGTACATAGCAAAAGACAGAGCAAATAGGCCCGCACAAATATGGGTTATAAGTCCTTTAAATATAACTATAATTCCAGACAGAGATAATTTTATAAAAGGTTATGTATATCAGGCAGGAGCTCAAAGAGTTCCATTATCAACTGATGAAGTAATCATGTTTAAGTACCAGGATCCTAATAACCCTTACAATGGTATAAGTCCAGCCAATGCTGCAGCAGTGCCTTTAGAATCGGATAAATATGCAGCAACCTGGAACAGGAACTTTTTTTACAACAATGCAGAGCCTCAGGGGATAGTATCATTTCCAGATGGAGTTGAGGAAGATGATTTTAAAGCCTGGATTGAAAAATGGAATGATAAATATGGGGGACTTGGTAATGCTAAGAAAACTGCATTTATTAGAGGCGGCCAGGTTTCATATACAGCTATTCAAATATCTCAGAAAGATATGGATTTTTATAATTTAAGGCTTTCAAATAGGGATGAAATATTAGGCATATTTGGCGTACCTAAAAGTATATTAGGTATAGTCGAAGATGTAAATAGAGCTAATGCAGAAGCTTCGGAGTATACATACATGAAGCATACTATATCTCCTAAGATTAAGAGAATCCAAAATAAGCTTAATAATGAATTTGTCCAACTATTTGGAGAGGAAGATGTAGAACTAAGGTTTACTGATGTTGTTCCCGAAAATAAGGATTTTATTAAATCTGTAGTAGATAGCCAAACAGATAAATCTATAACTAAGAATGAAGCCAGGAACATTATTAATAAGCTTTTAGGCCTTAAATTAGAGCCTATGGAGGGCGGAGATGTAATATACCAACCTGTTAGTCTGCAGCCCATGGGAACACCAATTCCAATAGTGGCAAATGCAAATAAAGAACCTACTCAGGAACCACAGAAAGGTATTAAAAAAAAACAATATTTACTAAAACTTAAAAGCAAATTTCAAAGCCTAGATAAGGAGGCTTATTGGAAAGCTTTTGTTAATAAAACAGATCAATGGGAAAAAGAACTGAAGCCAGAATGGGAAGCCATACTTATACATCAAAAGGAACGAATTATATCTAACATAAAAGCTCATAAGAGCACTAAAGCTTTGAATAAAGATGATATATTAAGGTTCCTATTTGGGAAAGATGAAGCAGGATATATGTTGGATAAAATGCTACCGGCATTAAAAAAGATAATTGAGGACAAAGGTAATCAAATAATGGATGAATTAGAAACTAATATATCTTTTGATTTGCATAATCCAATGGTAACAGATTGGCTTTCTAAATACTGTGGTACCCAAATAACTAACATAAACACCACTACTGAAACAATGATAAGAGAGCAATTAAAAGCTGGAGAAGAAGCCGGAGAAAGCACTACAGAATTATGTGATAGAATTGCTCAATACTTTGATAATATGAAAGATTACAGAGTACAAAGAATAGCTAGAACAGAGGTTATAGGAGCCAGTAATAATGCTTCACTTATGGGATATAAGCAGAGCGGTGTAGTTGATAATAAAGAATGGCTTACTGCTATTGATGAAAGGACCAGGGAATGGCACAGAGAGGCAGATGGACAAACAGTAGGCATAGATGAAAAGTTTATAGTTGCTGGTGAGGATATGGATTGTCCTGGTGATGGTGGGGCTAGTGCCGAGAATGTAGTTAATTGTAGATGTACTATTATTCCTAATTTTGATAAAGAAAGCAATGACAATCAAAGGATGAGCAATCCTAGCAATGATGAGAAAATGCCTATACCTGGAGATAAAATATCAGATGACAAACTGAATGAATATATCAACAATTTAAAAGAATTAGAAGTTGATACAGAAGGTTTTGAAAATTATTGTGGAGACACCAAAGTATTAGATGAAATAACTCAATTACTAAGTACATTAATTAAACAATATCCTAATGCTCAAAATAATTTGATTTTAAAATATAAAGATTTTAATAATACATCAGACTTTGCAGAAACGATAAAAAATACAATAACATTAAATAAAAGAATTTATGATGATAGTGAATTCTTAAAAAATTCATATGATGAACTCTCAAAGTCAGGATTCTTTACTAGTGGAACAGATTATAGAGCTATAATTAGCCATGAATTTGGACACCTAACTACGAATATATGTGAGGTTTCTTCACGAAAATTAATTAAGCATATAATGAAATATGATTATAATACTATTAATCAATGTAAAATTGATGACATTATAAAAAATAATTTATCAGAATATGCAACAAATAATTATAAGGAAACTATTGCAGAAGCTTTTGCTGAGTATTATAATAGTGATAAGCCAAGGGAATTAAGTAAAACAATCATCAATCAATTTAATGCTAAGATTGAGGAGAGTGATTAA
- a CDS encoding DnaA/Hda family protein, whose amino-acid sequence METFKILNATSNCPYGECDGSGMSFVVNEKTGESYGRYCRCRDEMLMQKRLNFANIPDEFKGLTVNSFRIDWYKNEVSQARAARAKKAAVNFVKNFEEFQERGKGLYFYSYVKGSGKTRLAVSIGNALMTSKKAGVKFTTTIDLLAEIKKSYDKKSEFTQSDLIEAIRGVQCLILDDIGVEKESDWVNEIFYSILDYRMTRQKVTLFTSNGKIEELKHDDRIKNRIEKMAVPIYLPDESIRSIISKKENEDLTNLLFK is encoded by the coding sequence ATGGAGACATTCAAGATACTGAATGCGACTTCTAATTGCCCTTATGGTGAATGTGACGGTTCTGGAATGAGCTTTGTAGTCAATGAAAAGACAGGAGAAAGTTACGGAAGATATTGCAGGTGCAGAGATGAAATGCTTATGCAGAAACGATTAAACTTTGCTAATATTCCTGATGAATTTAAAGGCCTTACAGTGAATTCCTTTAGGATTGACTGGTATAAGAATGAAGTTTCACAGGCTAGAGCTGCAAGAGCTAAAAAAGCTGCAGTAAACTTTGTTAAGAATTTTGAAGAATTCCAAGAGAGAGGAAAAGGATTGTATTTTTACAGCTATGTAAAAGGATCCGGTAAAACAAGGTTAGCTGTAAGCATTGGGAATGCCTTAATGACTTCCAAGAAAGCAGGAGTAAAGTTTACTACAACAATAGATTTATTAGCAGAAATAAAAAAGAGCTATGATAAAAAATCGGAGTTTACACAATCCGATTTAATTGAAGCAATACGAGGAGTTCAATGCTTGATTTTAGATGATATAGGGGTAGAAAAAGAGAGTGATTGGGTCAACGAAATATTTTACTCAATACTTGATTATAGGATGACTAGACAAAAAGTAACCTTATTTACTTCCAACGGAAAGATTGAAGAGCTTAAGCATGATGACAGAATTAAGAACAGAATTGAGAAAATGGCGGTTCCAATATATCTTCCTGATGAAAGTATAAGGTCAATAATATCCAAAAAAGAAAACGAAGATTTAACAAACTTATTGTTTAAATAG
- a CDS encoding HK97 family phage prohead protease has translation MNKQQKQFNWQVKVLDEANHIIEMVGSTEDYDRVGDKMLMTGAKLQNYLKNPVILANHNYGDSERPTVIGRALSVVIQNSQLIFKIQFADTDNGREWFYLYSNGYMNASSIGFIPLKYKPNDQGGYDFKEWELLELSLVAVPCNPNAIQRAFEDGKISKAFFDAINKNNEEDIENMKVKDVQALIDKAVESKVGNIKKNYETEINDKTKEIEILSSKNKDLEVQLEQKAGATLSTKSKETLKDICEGLKSHAATLEKMLGDNDDPKGDEEKEYSEEDIQKAVQEKIEKALNGGK, from the coding sequence TTGAATAAGCAGCAAAAACAATTTAACTGGCAAGTCAAGGTACTTGATGAAGCTAACCACATAATTGAAATGGTAGGTAGCACCGAGGACTATGACAGAGTTGGCGACAAAATGCTCATGACAGGGGCTAAGTTGCAGAATTATCTTAAGAACCCTGTAATACTAGCTAATCATAATTATGGTGACAGTGAAAGGCCTACGGTTATTGGCAGGGCCTTAAGTGTAGTAATACAAAATTCGCAGCTTATATTTAAAATTCAATTTGCAGATACAGACAATGGCCGTGAATGGTTTTATCTATATTCAAATGGCTACATGAATGCAAGCTCCATAGGATTTATTCCACTAAAATATAAACCTAATGACCAAGGAGGATATGACTTCAAGGAATGGGAGCTACTTGAATTAAGTTTAGTAGCAGTACCATGTAATCCAAATGCAATTCAAAGAGCTTTTGAAGATGGAAAAATCTCAAAAGCTTTTTTTGATGCAATAAATAAAAACAATGAGGAGGATATTGAAAATATGAAAGTGAAAGATGTTCAAGCTTTAATTGATAAAGCAGTAGAATCAAAAGTTGGTAACATAAAGAAAAATTATGAAACTGAAATAAATGACAAAACAAAAGAAATTGAAATTCTATCATCAAAAAATAAGGATTTAGAGGTCCAATTAGAACAAAAGGCTGGTGCAACATTAAGCACAAAGTCTAAAGAAACATTAAAAGATATTTGTGAGGGACTTAAATCTCATGCAGCAACATTAGAAAAAATGTTAGGCGATAATGATGATCCAAAAGGTGATGAAGAAAAGGAATACTCAGAAGAAGATATTCAAAAAGCAGTTCAAGAAAAAATCGAAAAAGCATTAAATGGAGGTAAATAA
- a CDS encoding phage major capsid protein: protein MAKMTQKEFNNLVNKTTEGLLNSPAMKAVINKIDLSCGIDPNNPNGTDTKEVKTVKYFKALMIGDMATAKDLSGGISDQGETLLPTEFQNDIIDRVIKQPLALRSKVTIVPVGFRSGTIPTAEGGVVMQWSDNDSESKNKQDPKFNNLSYKVHRLDGYTALSKDMISDTPIAVYNFLLTLYADAFVKAENTAILCGAGSDSNQPEGIRANANIISAAVLTGGKLVIDDLISMPYSIASVYRQGSIYIAGTSVIKQMRLMKDLQGRPLWADNSKVTDGQLPTFNGFPVEELDGILPENLGTGHNETEVLFGNFKHYYLFDRGEMSTEINTTSDTAFFQNRIIVKVSNRLDGKLAVPKAFVKLTGVPTGKAAS, encoded by the coding sequence ATGGCTAAAATGACACAGAAAGAATTTAATAACTTAGTAAATAAGACAACTGAGGGATTATTAAATTCTCCAGCTATGAAAGCAGTGATAAACAAAATTGATTTAAGTTGTGGTATAGACCCAAATAATCCAAATGGGACAGACACCAAAGAAGTAAAAACAGTTAAATATTTCAAGGCCTTGATGATTGGGGACATGGCTACAGCTAAAGACTTATCAGGAGGAATATCAGACCAGGGAGAAACTTTACTACCAACTGAGTTCCAAAATGATATAATAGACAGAGTTATAAAGCAGCCACTTGCACTAAGAAGTAAGGTTACTATTGTTCCAGTAGGCTTCAGAAGTGGTACAATTCCAACTGCTGAAGGCGGAGTTGTAATGCAATGGTCAGATAATGATTCTGAAAGTAAAAACAAGCAAGATCCTAAATTTAATAACTTAAGTTACAAAGTTCATAGACTTGATGGATATACTGCATTAAGTAAAGATATGATATCAGATACTCCTATTGCAGTTTATAATTTCTTATTAACTTTATATGCTGATGCATTTGTAAAAGCTGAAAATACTGCAATACTTTGCGGTGCTGGAAGTGATTCAAACCAGCCTGAAGGTATAAGAGCAAATGCTAATATAATATCAGCAGCAGTTTTAACAGGAGGAAAATTAGTAATTGATGATCTTATATCAATGCCTTACAGCATAGCTTCTGTTTACAGACAAGGTTCTATTTATATTGCCGGCACTTCTGTAATAAAACAAATGAGATTAATGAAAGATTTACAGGGCAGACCGTTATGGGCAGATAACAGTAAGGTAACTGATGGACAACTTCCTACATTTAATGGTTTCCCAGTAGAAGAGCTTGATGGAATACTTCCTGAAAATTTAGGCACTGGTCACAACGAAACAGAGGTCCTATTTGGTAACTTTAAGCATTATTACTTGTTTGATAGAGGAGAAATGAGTACAGAAATAAACACAACTTCTGATACTGCTTTCTTCCAGAATAGAATAATTGTAAAAGTATCAAATAGACTTGATGGGAAACTTGCAGTACCAAAGGCATTCGTTAAATTAACAGGTGTTCCAACAGGCAAAGCCGCATCTTAA
- a CDS encoding ORF6C domain-containing protein — protein MNDLTIINQNGKLVTDSREVAEMIGKQHAHLLRDIKGYKEVIDQNPNLDSANFFIESDYEASTGQKYSCYLLTRKGCDMVANKLTGRKGVLFTAEYVTKFEEMEKKLKGPQLKGNSLDAIRLVNNQVGMLVGTVEEIQDRVITLENTMTIDYGQQLILQEMAKYKAIEAMSGKDSPAYKNKSLRSQVFSAVWKDYKDYFQVNSYKNTAKKEYDKAREYLKNWKPQGKILREIEDCNNQVSMSEKEAAVTC, from the coding sequence ATGAACGATTTAACAATTATCAATCAAAACGGTAAATTAGTTACAGACAGCAGAGAAGTTGCTGAAATGATAGGTAAACAACATGCACACTTATTAAGAGACATTAAAGGTTATAAGGAGGTTATAGACCAAAATCCAAATTTGGATTCTGCTAATTTCTTTATAGAAAGCGACTATGAAGCTTCAACAGGACAAAAATATTCATGCTATTTACTAACAAGGAAAGGTTGCGATATGGTAGCCAATAAACTTACTGGTAGAAAAGGTGTGCTATTTACAGCAGAATATGTTACTAAATTCGAGGAAATGGAGAAAAAACTTAAAGGGCCTCAATTAAAAGGGAATTCATTAGATGCAATAAGGCTTGTAAATAATCAAGTTGGAATGTTAGTAGGTACGGTTGAAGAAATACAAGACAGAGTAATAACTCTTGAAAATACAATGACAATAGATTATGGTCAGCAGTTAATACTTCAAGAGATGGCAAAGTATAAAGCAATTGAAGCTATGAGTGGCAAAGACAGTCCTGCATATAAAAACAAGAGCTTAAGAAGTCAGGTATTTTCAGCAGTATGGAAGGATTACAAAGATTATTTTCAAGTTAATTCATATAAAAACACAGCTAAAAAAGAATATGATAAGGCAAGAGAGTATTTAAAGAACTGGAAGCCTCAAGGCAAAATCCTTAGAGAGATTGAAGATTGTAACAATCAGGTAAGTATGTCAGAAAAGGAGGCAGCTGTAACATGCTAA
- a CDS encoding MazG nucleotide pyrophosphohydrolase domain-containing protein, with product MKSKLMVLDRDYNWLKHKYKLCEETCELVKGINEKDLANIAEEALDIIQVCIGILDKLQLNGIDISQVFLRHEKKLIDRGLKPKGVIEIEVRNIGRV from the coding sequence ATGAAGTCTAAATTAATGGTTTTAGATAGAGATTATAATTGGTTAAAACATAAATATAAGCTGTGTGAAGAAACTTGCGAACTTGTTAAAGGTATTAATGAAAAGGATCTAGCAAACATAGCAGAGGAAGCATTAGATATAATCCAAGTTTGTATAGGAATTTTGGACAAGCTACAGCTTAATGGAATTGATATAAGCCAAGTATTTTTAAGGCATGAGAAAAAATTAATAGATAGAGGATTGAAACCTAAGGGTGTTATTGAAATCGAGGTGCGAAACATTGGAAGAGTGTGA
- a CDS encoding DUF1064 domain-containing protein, whose amino-acid sequence MSKYRNDWITVDGIKFQSKDEAKYYEYLKGLKAKDKILNFELQPKYELISKFKKCGKSYRATTYTPDFLIYHLDGSEELIDVKSLGTATQQGELRRKMFDYKYPELMLTWVCRNKKYGDADGWIIYEELKKIYSKRKKEKGE is encoded by the coding sequence ATGAGTAAATATAGAAACGATTGGATTACCGTTGATGGCATAAAATTTCAAAGCAAAGATGAGGCTAAATATTATGAGTATCTCAAGGGTTTAAAAGCTAAAGACAAAATTTTAAATTTTGAGTTACAGCCTAAATATGAGTTAATTTCTAAATTTAAAAAGTGTGGTAAAAGCTATAGAGCTACAACCTATACTCCGGATTTTCTTATATATCATCTTGATGGGTCTGAAGAATTAATTGATGTCAAATCGTTGGGAACGGCTACACAACAAGGGGAGCTACGCCGCAAGATGTTTGATTATAAATACCCTGAATTAATGTTGACTTGGGTATGCAGAAATAAAAAGTACGGAGATGCAGACGGTTGGATTATTTATGAAGAATTAAAGAAGATTTATAGTAAGAGAAAAAAAGAGAAGGGAGAATAA